In a single window of the Littorina saxatilis isolate snail1 linkage group LG3, US_GU_Lsax_2.0, whole genome shotgun sequence genome:
- the LOC138962904 gene encoding uncharacterized protein, with translation MELSSYNEHVAFLESTEQSREWPEYIRFLEDPTVRKGEKRKYRGSADRFFLEGGELFKKSRKKRRKLVDDDGTMEELPPQKVVRADEMHALLQSEHDAFVARNAGRHPGQNKMQEQIGRRFYWKNFSRDVEEWMKTCPGCLREKPAPRDSRPPMQTHAFQNWDMDVLGPFSTPSVDGHRYVIVLTEPCTKWAEAFPAQDVAAESVFQALKSVIGRFGVPNTIGVDLDQGSVDDLNDKFSSIMGAVPPIAFICKTGQPDKSSDDRFNAYLCWMISEFVSDGLNTTWESNLQLKLLEYRTAVQTGDGGLRPSPFELLYGLKPRTSVRDSSDV, from the exons ATGGAGTTATCCTCATACAACGAACACGTGGCCTTCCTCGAGTCCACAGAGCAGAGCAGAGAGTGGCCGGAGTACATCCGCTTCCTGGAAGACCCCACAGTTAGGAAGGGGGAGAAAAGGAAGTACCGTGGCAGCGCAGACCGCTTCTTCCTCGAAGGGGGAGAACTCTTCAAGAAGTCGCGCAAGAAGCGGCGGAAGCTGGTGGATGACGATGGTACAATGGAAGAGCTTCCGCCGCAGAAAGTAGTGCGCGCGGACGAAATGCACGCACTTCTTCAGTCCGAGCATGACGCGTTCGTTGCCAGGAATGCTGGGAGACACCctggccaaaacaaaat GCAGGAGCAGATCGGCAGGCGGTTCTACTGGAAGAATTTCTCCCGGGACGTGGAGGAGTGGATGAAGACATGCCCGGGCTGCCTGAGAGAGAAGCCCGCCCCTCGGGACTCCAGACCTCCAATGCAGACCCACGCTTTCCAGAACTGGGACATGGACGTCCTCGGACCCTTCAGCACGCCTTCAGTGGACGGACACCGCTACGTCATCGTCTTGACTGAGCCTTGTACAAAGTGGGCCGAAGCTTTCCCAGCCCAGGACGTTGCGGCGGAGTCCGTATTCCAGGCCTTGAAGTCCGTCATCGGGAGGTTCGGGGTTCCCAACACAATCGGCGTGGACCTTGACCAGGGTTCCGTGGACGATCTCAACGACAAGTTCAGCTCCATCATGGGGGCTGTGCCTCCCATAGCCTTTATATGTAAGACCGGGCAACCGGACAAGAGTTCAGACGATCGTTTCAATGCATACCTGTGCTGGATGATTTCGGAGTTCGTCAGTGACGGACTGAACACCACCTGGGAGAGTAACCTGCAGCTGAAGCTCCTGGAATACCGCACTGCTGTCCAGACTGGAGATGGGGGACTGCGGCCCTCGCCCTTTGAGCTGCTGTATGGGTTGAAGCCTCGTACCTCTGTGCGTGACAGTAGTGATGTGTAA